Genomic window (Cucumis sativus cultivar 9930 chromosome 2, Cucumber_9930_V3, whole genome shotgun sequence):
TGCTTAAGTTTGGTCAAATGGTATGGCCAAAGTGGTGGACCCAATTCATGGttgcaatatttttaaaattttatgtaattgtctttactatttttaattatttatttaagttcaAACTTCTAGggaaattgcaaaaaaaaatagccttATTTGAGAGGGGTTGAAAAGTTTTAGGgttgagtttgaaaaaaaaaaaaagtaaagttttaggacaaaagcAAGATGAAAAGTCTATTTTGCCACCGTgcaaaaaaaaccctaaaattaaaaaaacttatttgatCTCCCACTTTCTCTCTAGCCCGTTGTCTTTCTTCCCCTCTAGCCAAAAGTTGTTTTGGTGTATTTTTCTCATAAGTTAATACTTCCACTACTATTTATCCTCTCCTTCGGTGAACGTCAGTGAGGCAAGGGTGAATGTTGGAGCAATGACAACTCGTCGTTCGAAGAACAACAGTTGGGTTGTCTACCTCTAATAGCTACGAAGAAATTCAATCTCTCAcccctttatttttttattgcctttagggtttagggttggTTGCATGGCACGAAAAATCGACAAGGAGACACGTGTAAAGTATTAAAGCGACCTTTTGAATGGAGAGGACCCTATAAAAAGGGCCAAAGgccaaaaggaaaagagagtttttgtttggaaaaattaaacttcagaggaaaatgaaaagaaggaaattcaTAATGCTAAATGGCTGGTCGAGGGAACCGCTAGGCGAGAAGAGGAGTCTAACATTAGAGACGGAAAGAGTTGGGTCTAAGTATATGTTTGAGTGATAAAACAAGATTCGACGTGATTTCTAAGTTGTTATTTATTGTTGATTCTTTTCTGTGGTTGTTTACCAATTATGAATAAATGTTGCAAGGGATTCGTCTTAGAACCAAACAAATGTCTTTGTAACAACGTTGTTTATGAGAATTTCTTATAGGTAGAATATCCTTGAATCTATAGTCAATAGAGGAAAGATTTTATGGATGACTTCCATAAATAGTTAATGTTCTGTTTGTAAACTTAATGCGTGAAAAAGGTATTGTGGGGATGATTATTTGAAAGTATTTCTTTGTCAATGCTTATTTTATGATATTGTTAATACTGTGATATTATGTAAGGAAAATAATATGGAAGCTAACCTATATGTTTATCATTTGTAATGATAGCATATCAAGAGAAAATAAGACCTAGAAGCCTTGCTCCTGATTCTCTGATCAGTAGATTTTGGTCTATCTTCTACCGACAAGTTAATCTTTATTATTAgtgcgtgtgtgtgtatatatatatatataacatgcTAACTAGAAGCCTGTTACTGTATGTGTATACttacatatatatgatatatatacatttgctttgttttaaataaaaccattATGGATTGGTTAAGTGGTTATTGGTCTAAGTCATGTATGAATAAGGAAAGACTCGGAGAAAATGAAGTGAATCTGTTGACAACTCCAATATCCTACTTATTACCTTGAGAATCTAGTACTCTACTCTAAGACGATAGTTCTGTAAAAATAGTACTTAAGGTGTATGTAAGGTAAGCTTGACAGCCATGTTGTAGAGAAGAATTGTTACAATTATATGTGtacctctttctttttattaattgttttaaaatactcATGGTGCTAAGGTGGGATGAGAAAATGGAGCTTTTCTCCCCATTTCACgcattttttcccttctcaAATCCTGAATTTTGATTCTACTTTAGTCCTGACTTAATAACAGACATAAACTGAATAAAAGATTCTTGATCCTTATATGCACCCTCATTTCTCTCAAATTGTGCTGTGCACAACAATTCAAATGCTTAGAAGCATCCTCGAGTTTTTGATGGAGGAGGTAGTTGCAATCCATGAAGTGCACATATGGGCATAACTGTTGGGTGGGAAGATTGTATTGGCATGTCATGTTATAATAAAGCCAGACGCAAATGGAGCACAATGGTATTGAACAAAGTTATGTATTGtgtaatattatattagaAGAAACTAAAGTAGAACATCACATCAGCTATGCTTATTCATAtgaactttcatttcttcactTCCCAAATATTAAATgcatatcttcttcttctctctcgtAACAAggaaattaattgaattagtATGTTCAATGCAAGTATCCTGATTTctagaataattaaaaatgttgacTATATTTTCAGAGAGGTTAGAAGGtgacttttaatttcatcgtACCTTCTATATAAACATTTGGATTTTAAGATAAAATCTACACAAAAAACATGTAAAGCAATAGAATGTTTACccacttaaatttttaaaaaactatcaaTTGCTTCAAAGAAACTTAAAGCTGtcataaataacaaaactgcCTAGCCATTTCTTTTCCTAGGCCTGCGACGCCTTGTGAATGGTTGGTTCTTTTGAGCTCTTTTGGGTTCCACTATTGACACAATCCACACAGGTTTTCTATAATGAAAAACAAGATATCCAATAAATATTCCAAATACAATCCCACAACCATACCCAATGAACACAGCTTTCACCCAAATCCCTTTTTCCAAACGGGcgtcttcttcatcttcatctaaTAACATTTGAGTCTTGTGGTCCTTTTGATTTGTATCACACTTTGTTAGAGGAAACCCACAGAGGCCAAGGTTTCCAAGGTAGGATGAGTTCCAAAAGGTATCAAATTGTTTGCCTTTAGGAATTGGTCCTGATAGCTGATTATGGGAGAGATTCAAATGGGACAGAAATGTAAGCCCAACCAACTGAGAAGGAATGTTACCACACAATTCGAAGAAAGATCCAACCATTCCAAATTGTTCAAATTGCCATGTGATGTAGGAATCTCTCCTGTAAGCTTATTATGTGAAAGGTTTAAACCTACTAAAGACCTCAACATTCCAATTTCCTTTGGTATCTCTCCACTAAAATCATTACTGGAGAAATCAATAGTTCTCAATATCGAAAGAATAGTTTTCAATAACCTCTGTTCCAACCCTTTGATTGATATCACAATTGAAACTTTATAGTAAGATATCCCAAGAAAAGAGTTATTGGgcatttgtttttctacttCCTTGATGGCTCTCAAGTTGTTAAATAAATTGGATGGCAATGGTCCAATGAAATAGTTGTGAGAGAGATCAATAATTCGTAGGTTTGAGAAAGAGTCTTTGTGAAAGGAATTGTTGATATGACCATAAAATCGATTGGATCGAAGGATGAGAACTTGCAAATTCAAAGCAGCTTTTAACCACCAAGGAAAGTAACCtgttaaaaatagaatattaatAGAATTATATCTTAGGTTTATTGTGATCCatctatttaaattatacaagaaaaaaaaactatatagtcaaacatatatgtgtgtgatatttaattaatgtgattaaatgataaataaaagagatgaaatttagGTGAggtattaatatatatttttgggttTATTAAGTAAGAATTACCTAACCTGTTATGTTGTTATAACCGAGATCAAGAACTTCAAGATTTTCACAGTTCAACAATGATTGTGGCAATTCCCCTTGTATTTGGTTGTGACTCAACTCAAGGCTCCTCAGTCGAcattctttagaaaaaaatgttggaattGTACCACTAAAGTTGTTACCTTTTAAATCCAAAACCGTAAGAGAAGTAATGTTT
Coding sequences:
- the LOC105434726 gene encoding receptor-like protein 9DC3, coding for MVGSFFELCGNIPSQLVGLTFLSHLNLSHNQLSGPIPKGKQFDTFWNSSYLGNLGLCGFPLTKCDTNQKDHKTQMLLDEDEEDARLEKGIWVKAVFIGYGCGIVFGIFIGYLVFHYRKPVWIVSIVEPKRAQKNQPFTRRRRPRKRNG